A window of the Acidovorax sp. YS12 genome harbors these coding sequences:
- the slmA gene encoding nucleoid occlusion factor SlmA, with amino-acid sequence MSDLSPESLSAAPAARKRPKPGERRVQILQALAAMLEQPGAERITTAALARQLDVSEAALYRHFASKAQMFEGLIEFIEQSVFTLAQQIVGRAPLDPQQGNPDGAQQAARVVALLLQFGEKNPGMVRVMVGDALVLEHERLQARMNQFFERIESTLRQALRGAALARGSGTPSVDAQVGASVLTAFALGRLQRFARSGFRQLPTEHLQASLALML; translated from the coding sequence ATGTCCGACCTCTCCCCCGAATCCCTGTCCGCCGCGCCCGCGGCGCGCAAGCGCCCCAAGCCGGGGGAGCGGCGCGTGCAGATCCTGCAGGCGCTGGCCGCCATGCTGGAGCAGCCCGGGGCCGAGCGCATCACCACCGCCGCGCTGGCGCGCCAGCTCGACGTGAGCGAGGCGGCGCTGTACCGCCACTTCGCCAGCAAGGCGCAGATGTTCGAGGGGCTGATCGAGTTCATCGAGCAGTCCGTCTTCACGCTGGCGCAGCAGATCGTGGGCCGCGCGCCGCTGGACCCGCAGCAGGGCAACCCCGACGGCGCCCAGCAGGCCGCGCGCGTGGTGGCGCTGCTGCTGCAGTTCGGCGAGAAGAACCCCGGCATGGTGCGCGTGATGGTGGGCGACGCCCTGGTGCTGGAGCACGAGCGCCTGCAGGCGCGCATGAACCAGTTCTTCGAGCGCATCGAGTCCACGCTGCGCCAGGCGCTGCGCGGAGCCGCGCTGGCGCGCGGCTCCGGCACGCCGTCGGTGGATGCGCAGGTGGGCGCCAGCGTGCTCACGGCCTTCGCGCTGGGGCGGCTGCAGCGCTTCGCGCGCTCGGGCTTTCGCCAGTTGCCCACCGAGCACCTGCAGGCCAGCCTGGCCTTGATGCTCTGA
- a CDS encoding ABC transporter ATP-binding protein: MGCRRPLSVLFPFFENRVPPYPSTEPVPPPPGFFAFVWACTRGMRGWIGLLTLTSALLAVYEAALFAIMGHVVDWLSTVSPAGFWQAQRGTVWGIAGILLSSVLLLGLHTAVMHQVLAINFPMRLRWVFHRLMLGQSMSFYADEFAGRITTKIMQTALSVREVVFMVVDVLVGVSVYMIGILVLAASFEWRLVLPFALWLAAYTAACFYFVPRLGQIGKEQADARSMMTGRVTDAYTNIATVKLFAHTRREAEFARSAMEAFKATGYAQMRLVSQFEIANHLMITLLLLGSTGTALWLWSGGQATAGVVAAVIAMALRLMGYSHWVMWQMTGLFENVGTIQDGILTLTKPRTIVDAPGAQPLRVTQGAIAFEDVSFAYKDGGKQVIDHLRLHIRPGERIGLIGRSGAGKSTLVNLLLRFHEAQGGRITIDGQDITAVTQDSLRGAIGMVTQDTSLLHRSMRDNILYGRPDASEAEMRAAAERAEAAEFIGQLTDLKGRSGYDAQVGERGVKLSGGQRQRVAIARVMLKDAPILLLDEATSALDSEVEAAIQQSLDGLMHGKTVIAIAHRLSTIAAMDRLIVLEAGRIVEQGTHAALLAQGGIYARLWAHQSGGFLGEAQREDGGALGG, encoded by the coding sequence ATGGGCTGCAGGAGGCCTTTGTCCGTGCTTTTTCCGTTTTTTGAGAACCGCGTTCCACCCTATCCCAGCACCGAGCCCGTGCCGCCGCCGCCGGGCTTCTTCGCTTTCGTCTGGGCCTGCACGCGCGGCATGCGCGGCTGGATCGGGCTGCTCACGCTCACCTCGGCGCTGCTGGCGGTGTACGAGGCGGCGCTGTTCGCCATCATGGGCCACGTGGTGGACTGGCTGTCCACCGTGTCGCCCGCCGGCTTCTGGCAGGCGCAGCGTGGCACGGTATGGGGCATCGCGGGCATCCTGCTGTCCAGCGTGCTGCTGCTGGGGCTGCACACGGCGGTGATGCACCAGGTGCTGGCCATCAACTTCCCGATGCGGCTGCGCTGGGTGTTCCACCGGCTGATGCTGGGGCAGAGCATGTCGTTCTACGCCGATGAGTTCGCCGGCCGCATCACCACCAAGATCATGCAGACCGCGCTGTCGGTGCGCGAGGTGGTGTTCATGGTGGTGGACGTGCTGGTGGGCGTGAGCGTCTACATGATCGGCATCCTGGTGCTGGCCGCGAGCTTCGAGTGGCGGCTGGTGCTGCCGTTCGCGCTGTGGCTGGCGGCCTACACGGCGGCGTGCTTCTACTTCGTGCCGCGCCTGGGCCAGATCGGCAAGGAGCAGGCCGATGCGCGCTCGATGATGACCGGCCGCGTGACCGACGCCTACACCAACATCGCCACCGTGAAGCTGTTCGCGCACACGCGCCGCGAGGCCGAGTTCGCGCGCAGCGCCATGGAGGCCTTCAAGGCCACGGGCTATGCGCAGATGCGCCTGGTGAGCCAGTTCGAGATCGCCAACCACCTGATGATCACCCTGCTGCTGCTGGGCAGCACGGGCACGGCGCTGTGGCTGTGGTCCGGGGGGCAGGCCACGGCGGGCGTGGTGGCGGCGGTGATCGCCATGGCGCTGCGCTTGATGGGCTATTCGCACTGGGTCATGTGGCAGATGACGGGGCTGTTCGAGAACGTGGGCACGATCCAGGACGGCATCCTCACGCTGACCAAGCCACGCACCATCGTCGATGCGCCGGGGGCGCAGCCGCTGCGCGTGACGCAGGGGGCGATCGCGTTCGAGGACGTGTCGTTCGCCTACAAGGACGGGGGCAAGCAGGTCATCGACCACCTGCGCCTGCACATCCGCCCCGGCGAGCGCATCGGCCTCATCGGCCGCTCGGGCGCGGGCAAGTCCACGCTGGTGAACCTGCTGCTGCGCTTTCACGAGGCGCAGGGCGGGCGCATCACCATCGACGGGCAGGACATCACCGCCGTGACGCAGGACAGCCTGCGCGGCGCCATCGGCATGGTGACGCAGGACACCTCGCTGCTGCACCGCTCGATGCGCGACAACATCCTCTATGGCCGCCCCGACGCGAGCGAGGCCGAGATGCGCGCCGCCGCCGAGCGCGCCGAGGCTGCCGAGTTCATCGGGCAGCTCACCGACCTCAAGGGCCGCAGCGGCTACGACGCCCAGGTGGGCGAGCGCGGCGTGAAGCTCTCGGGCGGCCAGCGCCAGCGCGTGGCGATTGCGCGCGTGATGCTCAAGGACGCGCCCATCCTGCTGCTCGACGAGGCCACCAGCGCGCTCGACAGCGAGGTCGAGGCCGCCATCCAGCAGAGCCTGGACGGGCTGATGCACGGCAAGACGGTGATCGCCATCGCGCACCGCCTGTCCACCATCGCCGCCATGGACCGCCTCATCGTGCTGGAGGCCGGGCGCATCGTGGAGCAGGGCACGCACGCCGCGCTGCTGGCGCAGGGCGGTATCTACGCGCGCCTGTGGGCGCACCAGAGCGGGGGCTTTCTGGGCGAGGCGCAGCGCGAGGATGGCGGGGCGCTGGGAGGGTAG
- a CDS encoding acyltransferase codes for MGNHFDGLRLAAALGVFVSHGLFLYRLQLPVPFPGHSLGSLAVYVFFFISGYLVQQSWMRQPQWHAFALKRCMRVFPGLVVAVAFSVFVLGWAVTTLPTAAYWRAPGTWMNFFNNAAGLATVQTLPGVFESNPFARAVNGSLWTIRYELFMYALLALLAWCTRGRRWASPAAVVALAVLWMGARQGQWDVRWAAIGGWGADVFRWADFCAFGVPFFLGGTFAAYAVRPRGWMAGAALLAALCAYYADAEPLRQLAVWGLIACGVFYAAHAGAPVRQGRGRTDISYGVYIYAFPVQQAVTELCLRQGWPLAVCLGLSLVLVLALAAASWFGVERPCLRYGKA; via the coding sequence ATGGGTAATCATTTCGACGGGTTGCGCCTGGCGGCGGCGCTGGGGGTCTTTGTCTCGCATGGCTTGTTCCTGTACCGGCTGCAGTTGCCGGTGCCGTTTCCTGGGCACAGCCTGGGATCGCTGGCGGTGTACGTGTTTTTCTTCATCAGTGGCTATCTGGTGCAGCAGAGCTGGATGCGCCAGCCGCAATGGCACGCTTTTGCGTTGAAGCGTTGCATGCGGGTTTTCCCCGGGCTGGTGGTGGCCGTGGCGTTTTCGGTGTTCGTGCTGGGCTGGGCGGTGACGACCCTGCCCACGGCGGCCTATTGGCGCGCGCCCGGAACATGGATGAACTTCTTCAACAACGCGGCGGGCCTGGCGACGGTGCAGACGCTGCCCGGGGTGTTCGAGTCGAACCCTTTCGCGCGGGCGGTGAATGGTTCGTTGTGGACGATTCGCTATGAGCTGTTCATGTATGCGCTGCTGGCACTGCTGGCCTGGTGCACCCGGGGGCGGCGCTGGGCCTCTCCGGCAGCGGTAGTTGCCTTGGCGGTCCTGTGGATGGGCGCCCGCCAGGGGCAGTGGGACGTCCGCTGGGCGGCCATTGGCGGCTGGGGGGCCGATGTGTTCCGGTGGGCGGATTTCTGCGCTTTCGGCGTGCCCTTTTTCCTGGGCGGCACGTTTGCCGCATACGCCGTGCGTCCGCGCGGGTGGATGGCCGGGGCGGCGCTGCTGGCGGCGCTGTGCGCCTACTACGCCGACGCCGAGCCGCTGCGCCAGTTGGCGGTGTGGGGGCTGATTGCCTGCGGGGTGTTCTATGCCGCGCATGCCGGGGCGCCGGTGCGGCAGGGCCGGGGGCGCACCGATATTTCCTACGGGGTTTACATCTATGCATTCCCCGTCCAGCAGGCGGTGACGGAGCTGTGCTTGCGCCAGGGCTGGCCGCTGGCGGTGTGCCTGGGGCTTTCGCTGGTGCTGGTGCTGGCGCTGGCGGCCGCGTCGTGGTTCGGGGTGGAGCGGCCTTGCTTGCGGTATGGGAAGGCGTGA
- a CDS encoding DUF2145 domain-containing protein, with product MRRLVVLPAALALWASLGLPAHAGRPCAPHQPTAQGIERGMQLAQRTAQALDASGARVVLLGRAGQDLSKYGLRYSHLGWAYKSEAGPWRVVHKLNECGTAVAAVYRQGLGEFFLDGLWRHEAVWAVPVPEVQARLMPVLQANAQATQLHVRPYSMVSYAWGEKYQQSNQWALETLAAAMEPASVRQRAQAQAWLRFKGYEPSVLKIGPLTRLGGRVTAANVAFDDHPPEKRFSDRIETVTVDSALVWLERAQLAGAPRVTQ from the coding sequence ATGCGCCGCCTTGTCGTTCTTCCCGCAGCGCTGGCGCTGTGGGCCTCGCTGGGGCTGCCGGCGCACGCGGGCCGCCCGTGCGCGCCGCACCAGCCCACGGCGCAGGGCATCGAGCGTGGCATGCAACTGGCGCAGCGGACCGCGCAGGCGCTGGACGCCAGCGGCGCGCGCGTGGTGCTGCTGGGCCGTGCCGGGCAAGACCTGTCGAAATACGGGCTGCGCTACTCGCACCTCGGCTGGGCCTACAAGAGCGAGGCCGGGCCCTGGCGCGTGGTGCACAAGCTCAACGAATGCGGCACCGCGGTGGCGGCGGTGTACCGCCAGGGGCTGGGCGAGTTCTTCCTCGACGGCCTGTGGCGCCACGAGGCCGTCTGGGCCGTACCCGTCCCCGAAGTGCAGGCGCGCCTGATGCCGGTGCTGCAGGCCAACGCCCAGGCCACGCAGCTGCACGTGCGCCCCTACAGCATGGTCAGCTATGCCTGGGGCGAGAAATACCAGCAGTCCAACCAGTGGGCGCTGGAGACCCTGGCCGCCGCCATGGAGCCCGCCAGCGTGCGCCAGCGCGCCCAGGCCCAGGCGTGGCTGCGCTTCAAGGGCTACGAGCCGAGCGTGTTGAAGATCGGCCCGCTCACCCGGCTGGGCGGGCGCGTGACGGCGGCCAACGTCGCCTTCGACGACCATCCGCCGGAAAAGCGCTTTTCCGACCGCATCGAGACGGTGACGGTGGACTCGGCCCTGGTCTGGCTGGAGCGCGCGCAACTGGCCGGGGCGCCGCGGGTGACGCAATGA
- a CDS encoding MFS transporter yields the protein MSRAQANPHAASVAHDGHPNQFALLTQRRFAPFFWTQFAGAANDNLFKFAFTVMVTYQLGVSWMPPSMAGLVIGALFILPFLLFSATSGQLTDKVDKTRMIRFVKNLEIAIMLLAAWGFYAGSPVVLLACTFLMGLHSTLFGPVKFAYMPQVLSERELTGGNGMVEMGTFVAILLGQVAGGLLVALPGVGHASVAVACVAVALAGRAVAQFIPSVPATDPGLVINWNPFSETWRNLKLAHGNIVVFRSLLGISWMWFFGAVFLSQFPSFAKQVLHGDEQVASLLLVVFSVGIGTGSLLCEVLSRRHVEIGLVPLGAIGMSVFAVDLYFASRALPASPIMGLAAFLAQAAHWRVMADLLLLSLFAGLYSVPMYALIQMRSQPTHRARIIAANNILNALFMIASALLAGALLSAGFSVPQVFLLTGIANAVVAGYIFLLVPEYLLRFVAWVLSRCIYRFKVRGDAHIPATGAAILACNHVSFVDAVLLMAASPRPIYFVMDHRIFRVPVLGWLFRLAKAIPIAPQKEDAATYEAAFERAAQVLREGDLLAIFPEGGITRDGQLQPFKGGIMKIIERARAEGVEAPVVPMALTNLWGSFFSRIEQGGAMVRPFRRGIWNRVGLNVGVPVASSAVQPEPLRAQVAGLLAAA from the coding sequence ATGAGCCGAGCCCAGGCCAACCCGCATGCCGCGTCCGTGGCCCATGACGGCCACCCCAACCAGTTCGCCCTGCTCACCCAGCGGCGCTTTGCGCCGTTTTTCTGGACGCAGTTCGCCGGCGCTGCCAACGACAACCTGTTCAAGTTCGCCTTCACGGTGATGGTGACCTACCAGCTCGGCGTGTCGTGGATGCCACCAAGCATGGCGGGGCTGGTGATCGGGGCGCTGTTCATCCTGCCGTTCCTGCTGTTCTCGGCCACCTCGGGCCAGCTCACCGACAAGGTGGACAAGACGCGCATGATCCGCTTCGTGAAGAACCTGGAGATCGCCATCATGCTGCTGGCGGCCTGGGGCTTCTACGCGGGCAGCCCGGTGGTGCTGCTGGCCTGCACGTTCCTGATGGGCCTGCACTCCACGCTGTTCGGGCCGGTGAAGTTCGCCTACATGCCGCAGGTGCTGTCCGAGCGCGAACTCACGGGCGGCAACGGCATGGTGGAGATGGGCACGTTCGTCGCCATCCTGCTGGGCCAGGTGGCCGGCGGGCTGCTGGTGGCGTTGCCCGGCGTGGGCCACGCCAGCGTGGCGGTGGCCTGCGTGGCCGTGGCCCTGGCGGGGCGCGCCGTGGCGCAGTTCATTCCCAGCGTGCCCGCCACCGACCCGGGCCTGGTCATCAACTGGAACCCGTTCAGCGAGACCTGGCGGAACCTGAAGCTGGCGCACGGCAACATCGTGGTGTTCCGTTCGCTGCTGGGCATTTCGTGGATGTGGTTCTTCGGCGCGGTGTTCCTGAGCCAGTTCCCCAGCTTCGCCAAGCAGGTGCTGCACGGCGACGAGCAGGTGGCCTCGCTGCTGCTGGTGGTGTTCTCGGTGGGCATCGGCACCGGCTCGCTGCTGTGCGAGGTGCTGAGCCGCCGCCACGTCGAGATCGGCCTGGTGCCGCTGGGCGCCATCGGCATGAGCGTGTTCGCCGTGGACCTGTACTTCGCCTCGCGCGCGCTGCCGGCATCGCCCATCATGGGGCTGGCCGCCTTCCTGGCGCAGGCGGCGCACTGGCGCGTGATGGCCGACCTGCTGCTGCTGAGCCTGTTCGCCGGGCTGTACAGCGTACCCATGTACGCGCTGATCCAGATGCGCAGCCAGCCCACGCACCGCGCGCGCATCATCGCCGCGAACAACATCCTCAACGCGCTGTTCATGATCGCCAGCGCGCTGCTGGCCGGGGCGCTGCTGTCGGCCGGGTTCTCGGTGCCGCAGGTGTTCCTGCTCACCGGCATCGCCAATGCCGTGGTGGCGGGTTACATCTTCCTGCTGGTGCCCGAGTACCTGCTGCGCTTCGTGGCCTGGGTGCTGTCGCGCTGCATCTACCGCTTCAAGGTGCGCGGCGACGCGCACATTCCCGCCACGGGCGCGGCCATCCTGGCGTGCAACCATGTGAGCTTCGTCGATGCCGTGCTGCTCATGGCGGCCAGCCCCCGGCCCATCTACTTCGTGATGGACCACCGCATCTTCCGCGTGCCCGTGCTGGGCTGGCTGTTCCGCCTGGCCAAGGCCATTCCGATCGCTCCGCAGAAGGAGGACGCCGCCACCTACGAGGCCGCGTTTGAGCGCGCCGCGCAGGTGCTGCGCGAAGGAGACCTGCTCGCCATCTTCCCCGAGGGCGGTATCACGCGCGACGGGCAATTGCAGCCGTTCAAGGGCGGCATCATGAAGATCATCGAGCGCGCCCGCGCCGAGGGTGTGGAGGCGCCCGTGGTGCCCATGGCGCTGACCAACCTCTGGGGCTCGTTCTTCAGCCGCATCGAGCAGGGCGGGGCGATGGTGCGGCCGTTCCGCCGCGGCATCTGGAACCGTGTGGGGCTGAACGTGGGCGTGCCCGTGGCGTCGTCCGCCGTGCAGCCGGAGCCGCTGCGTGCGCAGGTGGCGGGGCTGCTGGCGGCGGCATAG
- a CDS encoding TetR/AcrR family transcriptional regulator, giving the protein MPVALKSRTASVSSAARTGRGRALQKGQQTKAAIVDAALGLATHIGLEGLSIGALADVTGMSKSGVFAHFGSREELQISVIREYHQRFEQEVFYPALAAPRGVARLRALFDNWMKRTSVEIDSGCIYISGAVEFDERAGPVRDALADSVLTWHAAMRRAIQQCKECGDLQADVKEEQMLFEIHGLILALHYEARFLRHAGSIERALTGFDNILAHYGAHARQPG; this is encoded by the coding sequence ATGCCCGTCGCCCTCAAGTCTCGCACAGCCTCCGTCTCCAGCGCCGCGCGCACCGGCCGGGGGCGCGCGCTGCAGAAAGGGCAGCAGACCAAGGCCGCCATCGTCGATGCGGCCCTGGGCCTGGCCACGCACATCGGGCTGGAGGGGCTGTCCATCGGCGCCCTGGCCGATGTCACGGGCATGAGCAAGTCCGGCGTGTTCGCGCACTTCGGTTCGCGCGAGGAGCTGCAGATCTCGGTGATCCGCGAATACCACCAGCGCTTCGAGCAGGAGGTGTTCTACCCCGCCCTGGCCGCGCCGCGCGGCGTGGCGCGCCTGCGCGCGCTGTTCGACAACTGGATGAAGCGCACCTCGGTCGAGATCGACTCGGGCTGTATCTACATCAGCGGCGCGGTCGAGTTCGACGAGCGCGCCGGCCCGGTGCGCGACGCGCTGGCCGATTCGGTACTGACCTGGCACGCCGCCATGCGCCGCGCCATCCAGCAGTGCAAGGAATGCGGCGACCTGCAGGCCGACGTGAAGGAGGAGCAGATGCTCTTCGAGATCCACGGCCTCATCCTGGCGCTGCACTACGAGGCGCGCTTCCTGCGCCACGCGGGCTCGATCGAGCGCGCGCTGACCGGCTTCGACAACATCCTGGCCCACTATGGCGCGCACGCGCGCCAGCCGGGCTGA
- a CDS encoding helix-turn-helix transcriptional regulator has product MSTTADLVTALKKELKAAQMTYADLAQAIGMAESSVKRMLAKGDMPLSRIDAICRALKLDFADLARRVADSQPLLQELSAEQERAVVADKKLLLMAICVLSQWTLEQVLATYRLTEAEGVKYLAQLDRIGIIELRPSNRYRLKLAKTFRWRPHGPVMDYFREHALLDYFAGGFDGPGEGVLLVHGSIGRSLAPAFMERMQRVAQDFAQQHLADQRQPEAQREGYTLLLAMRSWEFEAFTGMRRGTAAPKNS; this is encoded by the coding sequence ATGAGCACCACCGCCGACCTCGTTACCGCCCTGAAAAAGGAACTCAAGGCCGCCCAGATGACCTATGCCGACCTGGCGCAGGCCATCGGCATGGCCGAATCCAGCGTCAAGCGCATGCTGGCCAAGGGCGACATGCCGCTGTCGCGCATCGACGCCATCTGCCGCGCACTCAAGCTCGACTTCGCCGACCTGGCGCGGCGCGTGGCCGACAGCCAGCCGCTGCTGCAGGAACTGTCGGCCGAGCAGGAGCGCGCCGTGGTGGCCGACAAGAAGCTGCTGCTGATGGCCATCTGCGTGCTCAGCCAGTGGACGCTGGAGCAGGTGCTGGCCACCTACCGCCTCACCGAGGCCGAGGGCGTGAAGTACCTCGCGCAGCTCGACCGCATCGGCATCATCGAGCTGCGCCCGAGCAACCGCTACCGGCTCAAGCTCGCCAAGACCTTCCGCTGGCGCCCGCACGGCCCGGTGATGGACTACTTCCGCGAGCACGCGCTGCTGGACTACTTCGCCGGCGGCTTCGACGGCCCGGGCGAAGGCGTGCTGCTGGTGCACGGCAGCATCGGCCGCAGCCTGGCACCCGCCTTCATGGAGCGCATGCAGCGCGTGGCGCAGGACTTCGCCCAGCAGCACCTGGCCGACCAGCGCCAGCCCGAGGCCCAGCGCGAGGGCTACACGCTGCTGCTGGCCATGCGCAGCTGGGAGTTCGAGGCTTTCACGGGCATGCGGCGCGGCACGGCGGCCCCGAAAAACTCCTGA
- a CDS encoding acyl-CoA dehydrogenase C-terminal domain-containing protein produces MPTYQPPLRDMHFVLHEVFHVADELKAMPAHAETDADTINAVLEEAGKFAAEVAFPLNISGDTEGCKHDVATHSVTTPKGFKEAYATYVEGGWPALSCDPQYGGQGLPHVVNQCLYEMLNSANQAWTMYPGLSHGAYEALLAHGTDEQKQTYLPKLVSGEWTGTMCLTEPHCGTDLGLLRTKAEPVEGAPEGTYKITGNKIFISAGEHDVAPNIVHLVLARLPDAPKGSKGISLFVVPKFNVNADGSLGARNPIYCTGLEHKMGIHANATAQIAIDGAVGTLVGQPHKGLAAMFVMMNAARLGVGNQSLGLTEVAFQNALAYAKDRIQMRSLSGTKAKDKDADPIIVHPDVRKMLLTAKAYAEGARALQIYCTLLLDKSHHHPDEKVRAECDELVALLTPIVKAFITDNGHISTNACMQVFGGHGFIKEWGMEQYVRDNRINMIYEGTNTVQSLDLLGRKVLGNNGATLKKLGKLIGQLVQEEGVNEKMAEFINPIAILGDQMTKFTTEIGFKGMQNPDEVGAAAVDYLRVAGHLVFGYLFARMAQVALRAIAAGSTDPFYTAKLQTARFYFAKLFPEVQTLMRTARAGCKVLMDTDAALA; encoded by the coding sequence ATGCCCACCTACCAGCCGCCACTGCGCGACATGCACTTTGTCCTGCACGAAGTCTTCCACGTCGCCGACGAGCTCAAGGCGATGCCTGCGCATGCCGAGACGGATGCCGACACCATCAACGCCGTGCTCGAGGAAGCCGGCAAGTTCGCCGCCGAGGTGGCCTTCCCGCTGAACATCAGCGGCGACACCGAGGGTTGCAAGCACGACGTGGCCACGCATTCCGTGACCACGCCCAAGGGCTTCAAGGAAGCCTACGCCACTTACGTCGAGGGCGGCTGGCCCGCGCTGTCGTGCGACCCGCAGTACGGCGGCCAGGGCCTGCCCCACGTGGTCAACCAGTGCTTGTACGAAATGCTCAACAGCGCCAACCAGGCCTGGACCATGTACCCCGGCTTGTCGCACGGCGCGTATGAAGCGCTGCTGGCCCACGGCACCGACGAACAGAAGCAAACCTACCTGCCCAAGCTGGTGAGCGGCGAGTGGACCGGCACCATGTGCCTGACCGAGCCCCACTGCGGCACCGACCTGGGCCTGCTGCGCACCAAGGCCGAGCCCGTCGAAGGCGCACCCGAGGGCACCTACAAGATCACCGGCAACAAGATCTTCATCAGCGCGGGCGAGCACGACGTGGCGCCCAACATCGTGCACCTGGTGCTGGCCCGCCTGCCCGACGCGCCCAAGGGCAGCAAGGGCATCAGCCTGTTCGTGGTGCCCAAGTTCAACGTCAACGCCGATGGCTCGCTGGGCGCGCGCAACCCCATCTACTGCACCGGCCTGGAGCACAAGATGGGCATCCACGCCAATGCCACGGCGCAGATCGCCATCGACGGTGCCGTCGGCACGCTGGTGGGCCAGCCGCACAAGGGCCTGGCCGCCATGTTCGTGATGATGAACGCCGCGCGCCTGGGCGTGGGTAACCAGTCGCTGGGCCTGACCGAAGTGGCGTTCCAGAACGCGCTGGCCTATGCCAAGGACCGCATCCAGATGCGCAGCCTTTCGGGCACCAAGGCCAAGGACAAGGATGCCGACCCGATCATCGTGCACCCCGACGTGCGCAAGATGCTGCTCACCGCCAAGGCCTACGCCGAAGGCGCGCGCGCGCTGCAGATCTACTGCACGCTGCTGCTGGACAAGTCGCACCATCACCCCGACGAGAAGGTGCGCGCCGAGTGCGACGAGCTGGTGGCGCTGCTGACCCCGATCGTCAAGGCCTTCATCACCGACAACGGCCACATCTCCACCAACGCCTGCATGCAGGTCTTCGGCGGCCATGGCTTCATCAAGGAATGGGGCATGGAGCAGTATGTGCGGGACAACCGCATCAACATGATCTACGAAGGCACGAACACCGTGCAGTCGCTCGACCTACTGGGCCGCAAGGTGCTGGGCAACAACGGCGCCACGCTGAAGAAGCTGGGCAAGCTGATCGGCCAGCTGGTGCAGGAAGAGGGCGTGAACGAGAAGATGGCCGAGTTCATCAACCCCATCGCCATCCTGGGCGACCAGATGACCAAGTTCACCACCGAGATCGGCTTCAAGGGCATGCAGAACCCCGACGAAGTGGGCGCCGCCGCCGTCGATTACCTGCGCGTGGCCGGCCACCTGGTGTTTGGCTACCTGTTCGCCCGCATGGCCCAGGTGGCGCTGCGCGCCATCGCCGCCGGCAGCACCGACCCGTTCTATACCGCCAAGCTGCAGACGGCGCGCTTCTACTTCGCCAAGCTGTTCCCCGAAGTCCAGACGCTGATGCGCACGGCCCGCGCCGGCTGCAAGGTGCTGATGGACACCGACGCCGCCCTGGCCTGA
- a CDS encoding serine endopeptidase codes for MGKALRLSEKWFRRGLWLVALVFAGFLIGLGGTIVGDLPKVEAPLRVDDFLDRAAAQALRGQVKEAHQAEQDAQAALEQARLQRAKARSESQAERETFNNWLAARHATQRAEHDPEVIARTQALDALKGRERQAQQAVEAQEQALLDARQGAQAAQQQLDTLERGGYEKLAAAQRTVELRVFLYRLALTLPLLVAAGWLFAKKRQGTWWPFVWGFIFFALFAFFVELVPYLPSYGGYVRYVVGIAVTALVGRYAIVALNRYLERQKQAEALPDQERRKELSYDVALARLAKSVCPGCERPVDLKNDKIDYCPHCGIGLFDRCGHCSTRKSAFARFCHACGTQAAGA; via the coding sequence ATGGGCAAGGCATTGCGTCTGTCAGAGAAGTGGTTTCGCCGCGGCCTGTGGCTGGTGGCGCTGGTGTTCGCGGGGTTCCTGATCGGGCTGGGCGGCACCATCGTGGGCGATCTGCCCAAGGTCGAGGCGCCGCTGCGCGTGGACGACTTCCTCGACCGCGCGGCCGCGCAGGCGCTGCGCGGCCAGGTCAAGGAGGCGCACCAGGCCGAGCAGGACGCCCAGGCCGCGCTGGAGCAGGCGCGGCTGCAGCGCGCCAAGGCGCGCAGCGAGAGCCAGGCCGAGCGCGAGACCTTCAACAACTGGCTGGCCGCGCGCCACGCCACGCAGCGCGCAGAGCACGACCCCGAGGTGATCGCGCGCACCCAGGCGCTCGATGCGCTCAAGGGCCGCGAGCGCCAGGCGCAGCAGGCCGTGGAGGCGCAGGAGCAGGCCCTGCTGGACGCGCGCCAGGGCGCCCAGGCCGCGCAGCAGCAGCTCGACACGCTGGAGCGCGGCGGTTACGAAAAGCTGGCCGCGGCCCAGCGCACGGTGGAGCTGCGCGTGTTCCTCTACCGCCTGGCGCTCACCTTGCCGCTGCTGGTGGCGGCGGGCTGGCTGTTCGCCAAAAAGCGCCAGGGCACCTGGTGGCCATTCGTGTGGGGCTTCATCTTCTTCGCGCTGTTCGCCTTCTTCGTCGAGCTCGTGCCCTACCTGCCCAGCTACGGCGGCTACGTGCGCTATGTGGTCGGCATCGCCGTCACCGCGCTGGTGGGGCGCTACGCCATCGTGGCGCTGAACCGCTACCTGGAGCGGCAGAAGCAGGCCGAGGCGCTGCCCGACCAGGAGCGGCGCAAGGAACTGAGCTATGACGTGGCGCTGGCGCGCCTGGCCAAGAGCGTGTGCCCTGGGTGCGAGCGCCCGGTGGACCTCAAGAACGACAAGATCGACTACTGCCCGCACTGCGGCATTGGCCTGTTCGATCGCTGCGGCCACTGCAGCACGCGCAAGAGCGCCTTCGCCCGCTTCTGCCATGCCTGCGGAACGCAGGCGGCGGGCGCCTGA